The Lycium barbarum isolate Lr01 chromosome 10, ASM1917538v2, whole genome shotgun sequence genome includes a region encoding these proteins:
- the LOC132613853 gene encoding uncharacterized protein LOC132613853 isoform X2, which yields MIRRFKEKKEKVEPEADPERDQRTVFAYQMPLKATERDVYEFFSQAGKVRDVRLIMDRNSRRSKGVGYIEFYDAMSVPMAIALSGRLLFGQPVMVKPSEAEKNLVQSTASAGASGLVGPNAASERKLYVGNLHFNMTELQLRQIFEAFGPVELVQLPTDPETGHCKGFGFVQFAQLEHAKAAQSLNGKLEIAGRTIKVSSVTEHVGVQDAGAKTADFDDDEGGGLALNAQSRAMLMAKLDRSGVASGVTGALGVPAINGAAQPAMSMPMGGATAFPNMLPTQVMAPEPIGIPSECLLLKNMFDPATETDPEFDLDIKDDVKEECSKYGRVKHIHVDKNTSGYVYLRFDSVEAASRAQQAMHKRWFAGRSISAIFLQPYEYDAKFKGTG from the exons ATGATAAG GAGATtcaaggagaagaaagaaaaagtagaacCAGAAGCTGATCCAGAAAGGGACCAGAGAACTGTTTTCGCTTACCAG ATGCCCCTGAAGGCAACTGAAAGGGATGTGTATGAGTTCTTCTCACAAGCAGGAAAG GTGAGGGATGTGCGGTTAATCATGGACCGGAATTCAAGGCGATCTAAAGGAGTTGG GTACATTGAGTTTTATGATGCTATGTCTGTGCCAATGGCTATTGCTTTATCTGGTCGCTTGCTATTTGGCCAACCAGTCATGGTAAAACCTTCTGAAGCTGAAAAGAACCTTGTTCAGTCAACCGCTTCTGCTGGTGCATCAGGTTTGGTAGGGCCAAATGCTGCCTCAGAGAGGAAACTTTATGTAGGAAATCTTCATTTTAACATGACAGAGTTACAGCTTAGACAG ATTTTTGAAGCTTTTGGGCCAGTAGAGCTTGTACAATTACCTACAGATCCCGAAACAGGACATTGCAAAGGATTTGGGTTTGTCCAA TTTgctcaacttgaacatgcaaAGGCAGCTCAAAGTTTGAATGGCAAGCTTGAGATTGCGGGTCGCACCATCAAG GTTTCATCCGTTACTGAACATGTCGGAGTACAAGATGCTGGAGCTAAAACTGCAGATTTTGATGATGATGAAGGAGGGGGCTTG GCATTGAATGCTCAGTCAAGGGCCATGCTTATGGCAAAATTAGACCGCAGCGGTGTTGCTTCAGG TGTTACGGGTGCGCTTGGAGTTCCTGCAATTAATGGAGCAGCTCAGCCAGCAATGAGCATGCCAATGGGTGGTGCAACAGCTTTTCCGAATATGCTCCCAACACAAGTCATGGCTCCTGAACCCATTGGAATTCCCAGCGAATGTTTGCTATTAAAAAACATGTTTGATCCTGCAACTGAG ACGGATCCAGAATTCGATTTGGATATTAAAGATGATGTGAAGGAGGAATGTTCGAAGTATGGCAGGGTCAAGCATATCCACGTGGACAA GAATACCTCCGGTTACGTATACTTGCGGTTTGATAGTGTTGAAGCTGCATCTCGTGCTCAACAAGCTATGCACAAGAGATGGTTTGCTGGCAGATCTATTTCAGCCATATTCTTG CAACCGTATGAATATGATGCCAAATTCAAAGGTACCGGCTAA
- the LOC132613853 gene encoding uncharacterized protein LOC132613853 isoform X1, with the protein MEFDEYDYLEKTVEETNGTSTKIKENNNSSAEKEKTDKSYRRRDRDGSEEHAVDDENRERRSSKKSRNDSDSIRDKDKERDRERDRDRERSSRHRSRDRELERDRERSSKDRERDRDREKRDKDKEKEKERDRDRDRDRKSRDRDRERDKEREKERDKEREKEKEKDRERERSRRSRSRSRIERELREAERDFETRDSRRFKEKKEKVEPEADPERDQRTVFAYQMPLKATERDVYEFFSQAGKVRDVRLIMDRNSRRSKGVGYIEFYDAMSVPMAIALSGRLLFGQPVMVKPSEAEKNLVQSTASAGASGLVGPNAASERKLYVGNLHFNMTELQLRQIFEAFGPVELVQLPTDPETGHCKGFGFVQFAQLEHAKAAQSLNGKLEIAGRTIKVSSVTEHVGVQDAGAKTADFDDDEGGGLALNAQSRAMLMAKLDRSGVASGVTGALGVPAINGAAQPAMSMPMGGATAFPNMLPTQVMAPEPIGIPSECLLLKNMFDPATETDPEFDLDIKDDVKEECSKYGRVKHIHVDKNTSGYVYLRFDSVEAASRAQQAMHKRWFAGRSISAIFLQPYEYDAKFKGTG; encoded by the exons ATGGAGTTCGACGAATACGATTATCTTGAGAAAACTGTTGAAGAAACAAACGGTACTTCAACGAAGATCAAAGAGAATAACAACAGTAGCGCTGAGAAGGAGAAGACCGACAAAAGCTATCGCCGAAGAGATAGAGACGGCAGCGAAGAACACGCTGTCGATGATGAAAACAGAGAGCGCCGTAGCAGCAAAAAGTCTCGCAACGACAGCGACAGCATAAGAGACAAGGATAAGGAACGAGATAGGGAAAGAGATAGAGACAGGGAAAGGTCGTCGAGGCATCGAAGTAGAGACCGTGAATTGGAGAGAGATAGAGAACGAAGCTCAAAGGACCGTGAGCGTGACCGTGATAGGGAGAAGAGAGATAAGGATAAGGAGAAAGAGAAGGAAAGAGATAGGGATAGGGATAGGGATAGGAAGAGTAGAGATCGGGATAGGGAGCGCGATAAGGAGCGAGAGAAGGAACGCGATAAGGAGagagagaaggagaaggagaaggataGGGAGAGGGAGAGGTCAAGGAGGAGCAGGAGTCGTTCCAGGATTGAACGAGAGTTGAGAGAAGCCGAGCGTGATTTTGAAACACGGGACAGCAG GAGATtcaaggagaagaaagaaaaagtagaacCAGAAGCTGATCCAGAAAGGGACCAGAGAACTGTTTTCGCTTACCAG ATGCCCCTGAAGGCAACTGAAAGGGATGTGTATGAGTTCTTCTCACAAGCAGGAAAG GTGAGGGATGTGCGGTTAATCATGGACCGGAATTCAAGGCGATCTAAAGGAGTTGG GTACATTGAGTTTTATGATGCTATGTCTGTGCCAATGGCTATTGCTTTATCTGGTCGCTTGCTATTTGGCCAACCAGTCATGGTAAAACCTTCTGAAGCTGAAAAGAACCTTGTTCAGTCAACCGCTTCTGCTGGTGCATCAGGTTTGGTAGGGCCAAATGCTGCCTCAGAGAGGAAACTTTATGTAGGAAATCTTCATTTTAACATGACAGAGTTACAGCTTAGACAG ATTTTTGAAGCTTTTGGGCCAGTAGAGCTTGTACAATTACCTACAGATCCCGAAACAGGACATTGCAAAGGATTTGGGTTTGTCCAA TTTgctcaacttgaacatgcaaAGGCAGCTCAAAGTTTGAATGGCAAGCTTGAGATTGCGGGTCGCACCATCAAG GTTTCATCCGTTACTGAACATGTCGGAGTACAAGATGCTGGAGCTAAAACTGCAGATTTTGATGATGATGAAGGAGGGGGCTTG GCATTGAATGCTCAGTCAAGGGCCATGCTTATGGCAAAATTAGACCGCAGCGGTGTTGCTTCAGG TGTTACGGGTGCGCTTGGAGTTCCTGCAATTAATGGAGCAGCTCAGCCAGCAATGAGCATGCCAATGGGTGGTGCAACAGCTTTTCCGAATATGCTCCCAACACAAGTCATGGCTCCTGAACCCATTGGAATTCCCAGCGAATGTTTGCTATTAAAAAACATGTTTGATCCTGCAACTGAG ACGGATCCAGAATTCGATTTGGATATTAAAGATGATGTGAAGGAGGAATGTTCGAAGTATGGCAGGGTCAAGCATATCCACGTGGACAA GAATACCTCCGGTTACGTATACTTGCGGTTTGATAGTGTTGAAGCTGCATCTCGTGCTCAACAAGCTATGCACAAGAGATGGTTTGCTGGCAGATCTATTTCAGCCATATTCTTG CAACCGTATGAATATGATGCCAAATTCAAAGGTACCGGCTAA